From Cecembia calidifontis, one genomic window encodes:
- the hpf gene encoding ribosome hibernation-promoting factor, HPF/YfiA family, producing the protein MKLQMHSIHFDADRKLIDFIQKKADKLDTFYDRIVDGEVFLRLDKNEKNENKIVEIKMNVPGKTLFAKHQSDSFEAAADEAVEALRRQIKKFKEKTALTNQ; encoded by the coding sequence ATGAAACTTCAAATGCATTCCATCCATTTCGATGCCGATCGCAAGCTAATCGACTTCATCCAAAAGAAGGCGGATAAATTGGATACTTTCTATGATCGTATTGTCGACGGTGAAGTTTTTTTGAGATTAGACAAAAATGAAAAAAATGAAAATAAAATTGTTGAAATAAAAATGAATGTGCCGGGTAAAACCCTTTTTGCCAAACACCAAAGTGATTCTTTTGAGGCGGCAGCGGACGAAGCGGTGGAAGCCCTTCGCAGACAGATCAAAAAGTTCAAGGAAAAAACGGCACTGACCAATCAATAA